ACCCCCGCGATGACCCATCCGGCCGAGCACATCTCGCATGAGGCGATCGGCTACAGCCTCGACTGGTTCGCCAAGACGCTGAAAGGCGGCACGCCGCGCCCGGTCGACGACCAGATCTGGTTCCGCAAGGAGATCGGCACGCTGATCGCCCTGATCGGTTTCGTTGCTCTCGTCATCGGGACGTTCGACGGGCTGCTGGAGGCCCAGATGTTCTCCCGCCTGCGGCTACCGGCGGTTGCCGACGGCACCATGCCGCCGCATCAGGCGGCGAGCGGCCGGCGCTGGACCACGGCATTCATCCTGTCCGCCTTCGTCCCGGCGCTGACCTATTACCCGGCCTTCGCGCTCGGTGGCACCTTCGTCACCCCGAGCGCGGTCCTGCCGCAGGGCATCACCAACCAGATCCTGGTCTGGGCCATCATCAATTTGCTGATCACGCTGGCCCTGATGCGGTTCGCCCCCAAGCGCGCCAGCCGGGCCGGCCTGATCGGTCAATCCGTCGTGATCGCGCTGGCCTCCGTGGCGGTGGGCTACGCCGCGCTCTGGCTCGCCGACCTCGCGTTCAAGATCGACTTCAGGTTCTGGATCGTCGCGCTCAAATTGATGAGCGCGAAGCAATTCCTCATCTTCCTGATCTATCTGATTCCGTTCACGGCGTTTTTCGTCGTGGCGCTGCACGTGCTACACCGGAATTTCTCGACCATGAGCGCGCCGCGCGGGGCGCTTTATCTGACCAACATCCTGGCGCTGACGCTTGGCTTCATCGTGTTGCTGGTGCTGCAATACGGCACGATGTGGCTGACGGGGAAGCTGTTCAACCCGCTGCCGGACCCCGGCTTCGTGCCGCTCTCGACCATCGTCGCGATCCAGTTCGTACCGCTCTTGGCGATCGTGGCCGTGATCGCGACCTTTACCTGGCGGCGGACCGGATCCAGCCTGCCGGGCGCCCTGATCGCGGGCCTGTTCGTGACCTGGTACATCGTGGCCGGGACCGCCACTCAGGTCCCATTTTAGGTGAAATGATGGGCTGAAAGTGCATAACCGGTGCGCTTTCGCCCGTCCCCGGGCAGTGCTATAGCGCAGGCGTATTTTCCAACCCGCCGTCAAAAGCGCGCTGTTCCCAAGAGGGCCTCTCCGTCATGGCAAAAATCAAGGTATCCAATCCCGTCGTCGAGCTCGACGGCGACGAGATGACCCGGATCATCTGGCAGTACATCAAGGACAAGCTGATCAACCCGTTCCTGGATGTCGAACTGCTCTATTTCGATCTCGGCATGGAATACCGCGATGAAACCAACGACCAGGTGACCATCGACGCCGCCGAAGCCATCAAGAAGGTCGGCGTCGGCGTCAAATGCGCCACCATCACCCCCGACGAGGCCCGGGTGAAGGAGTTCGGCCTGAAGCAGATGTGGAAGTCGCCGAACGGCACCATCCGCAACATCCTCGGCGGCGTGATCTTCCGCGAGCCGATCATCTGCAAGAACGTGCCGCGTCTGGTTCCGGGCTGGACCAAGCCGATCATCATCGGCCGCCACGCCTATGGCGACCAGTACCGCGCCACCGACATCAAGTTCCCCGGCAAGGGCACGCTGTCGCTGAAGTTCGTCGGCGAGGACGGCACCGTGATCGAGCGCGAAGTGTTCAAGGCGCCCGGCGCCGGCGTCGCGATGGAGATGTACAATCTCGACGACTCCATCATCGATTTCGCGCGCGCCTCGCTGAACTACGGCCTGCTGCGCAACTACCCGGTCTACCTCTCGACCAAGAACACCATCCTCAAGGTCTATGACGGCCGCTTCAAGGACATCTTCCAGGACATCTACGACCGCGAGTTCAAGAAGGAATTCGAGGCCAAGGGCCTGACCTACGAGCACCGCCTGATCGACGACATGGTGGCCTCGGCGCTGAAATGGTCCGGCGGCTATGTCTGGGCCTGTAAGAACTATGACGGCGACGTACAGTCCGATACCGTGGCCCAGGGCTACGGCTCGCTCGGCCTGATGACCTCGGTGCTGCTCACCCCGGACGGCAAGACGGTGGAAGCCGAAGCTGCCCACGGCACGGTGACCCGGCACTACCGCGAGCACCAGAAGGGCAAGGAGACCTCGACCAACTCGATCGCGTCGATCTTCGCCTGGACCCGCGGCCTCGCCCACCGCGCCAAGCTCGACAACAATCCGGAGCTGGCGAAGTTCGCCACCACCCTGGAGAAGGTCTGCGTGTCGACCGTCGAGGAAGGCTACATGACCAAGGACCTCGCGCTGCTGGTCGGCGCCGACCAGCGCTGGCTCTCGACCACCGGATTCCTCGACAAGGTGTCCGACAATCTCGTGAAGGCGATGGCCACCTAAAGGCTGCCGTCTTGGAATGATGGGTGCGAGCATGACCAAGGCCCTTGTCAGAGCCGTCGTGCTCGCATCATTCGCGCTCACAGGGTCGGCGGCATCAGCTGCCGATCCCCTGCCGGACGCCGTCGCGGCGCCTAGCGAGATTCCGGTCCTGTCAGTCCATGCCGAGGGTGTGCAGGTCTACGAGTGCAAGCCGGTCACCGACGGCAAGCTCGCCTGGTCGTTCCGCGAACCGGTCGCCACCCTGATCGCCGACGGCCGCACCGTCGGCCGGCACTATGCCGGCCCGAACTGGGAGCATGTCGACGGCAGCGCAGTGACCGCCCGCACCACCGGCAGCGCGCCCGGCGCGACCCCTGCCGACATCGCCTGGTTGAAGCTCGAAGTGATTTCCCACCGCGGCAACGGCCTGTTCTCCAGTGTTGCCACGGTGCAGCGGATCAACACCTCGGGCGGCGAGCTCAGCGGCGCCTGCGACAAGGCCGGCGCGCTTGGGAGTGCGGCGTATTCGGCGGATTACGTTTTCCTGCGGAGAGACTGACTAGTCCCGGATGCCGCCGTCGGCCTCGCCGGGCGGCTGGGCGATCTCCGCGACGGCGAGGTCGCCGCCGGCCGTGAGCGGATCGGCGAGCCGCGCCTCGGCCGTCTCCCGGACATGTGCGGCGAGCGCCGGCATGCGCTCGATCAGGGCATGGAAGTCCTGCGCATCGAGCAGCAAGAGCTTGGTCTTGCGCGTCGCCGTTACCGTGCCGGAGCGATTGGTCCTGCGCAGCAGCGCGATCTCGCCGAAGAACGTGCCGTCGGCAAGCCGGACCCGCTGGCTCGGCAGGTCGATCTCGACCTCGCCCGCCGTGATGAAATACATTGATGAGGCCGCCTCGCCGCGCCGCACCAGCACCTCGCCGGCCTCGATGGTCTGCGAGCGCAACAGGCGCATGATGTCGGCGATGTCGGCAGCGCCAAGATGCGAGAACAGCGGCACCCGCGCCAGCATGCCCCAGGTCACCACGA
The window above is part of the Bradyrhizobium sp. PSBB068 genome. Proteins encoded here:
- a CDS encoding DUF3455 domain-containing protein, with amino-acid sequence MTKALVRAVVLASFALTGSAASAADPLPDAVAAPSEIPVLSVHAEGVQVYECKPVTDGKLAWSFREPVATLIADGRTVGRHYAGPNWEHVDGSAVTARTTGSAPGATPADIAWLKLEVISHRGNGLFSSVATVQRINTSGGELSGACDKAGALGSAAYSADYVFLRRD
- a CDS encoding alpha/beta fold hydrolase gives rise to the protein MGLILIVAGSLLAHFTQTAGGIRIEDVRFKGAKGNTMSALLYVPPNATAQIPAPGILAVHGYINSRETQDGFAIEFARRGYVVLALDQTGHGYSDPPSFANGFGGPDGLAYLRSLPFVDKENIGLEGHSMGGWTVLAAAAAMPNDYKSMVLEGSSTGKPFAAEGTTSWPRNTALVFAQYEEFPDLMWGVQLARDVTTSPKLWALFGTQGAVEPGKVYGDPANGTARVLYTPAMTHPAEHISHEAIGYSLDWFAKTLKGGTPRPVDDQIWFRKEIGTLIALIGFVALVIGTFDGLLEAQMFSRLRLPAVADGTMPPHQAASGRRWTTAFILSAFVPALTYYPAFALGGTFVTPSAVLPQGITNQILVWAIINLLITLALMRFAPKRASRAGLIGQSVVIALASVAVGYAALWLADLAFKIDFRFWIVALKLMSAKQFLIFLIYLIPFTAFFVVALHVLHRNFSTMSAPRGALYLTNILALTLGFIVLLVLQYGTMWLTGKLFNPLPDPGFVPLSTIVAIQFVPLLAIVAVIATFTWRRTGSSLPGALIAGLFVTWYIVAGTATQVPF
- a CDS encoding NADP-dependent isocitrate dehydrogenase; the protein is MAKIKVSNPVVELDGDEMTRIIWQYIKDKLINPFLDVELLYFDLGMEYRDETNDQVTIDAAEAIKKVGVGVKCATITPDEARVKEFGLKQMWKSPNGTIRNILGGVIFREPIICKNVPRLVPGWTKPIIIGRHAYGDQYRATDIKFPGKGTLSLKFVGEDGTVIEREVFKAPGAGVAMEMYNLDDSIIDFARASLNYGLLRNYPVYLSTKNTILKVYDGRFKDIFQDIYDREFKKEFEAKGLTYEHRLIDDMVASALKWSGGYVWACKNYDGDVQSDTVAQGYGSLGLMTSVLLTPDGKTVEAEAAHGTVTRHYREHQKGKETSTNSIASIFAWTRGLAHRAKLDNNPELAKFATTLEKVCVSTVEEGYMTKDLALLVGADQRWLSTTGFLDKVSDNLVKAMAT